In a genomic window of Callithrix jacchus isolate 240 chromosome 22, calJac240_pri, whole genome shotgun sequence:
- the IRF2BP1 gene encoding interferon regulatory factor 2-binding protein 1 — protein sequence MASVQASRRQWCYLCDLPKMPWAMVWDFSEAVCRGCVNFEGADRIELLIDAARQLKRSHVLPEGRSPGPPALKHPATKDLAAAAAQGPQLPPPQAQPQPSGTSSGVSGQDRYDRATSSGRLPLPSPALEYTLGSRLANGLGREEAVAEGARRALLGSMPGLMPPGLLAAAVSGLGSRGLTLAPGLSPARPLFSSDFEKEKQQRNADCLAELNEAMRGRAEEWHGRPKAVREQLLALSACAPFNVRFKKDHGLVGRVFAFDATARPPGYEFELKLFTEYPCGSGNVYAGVLAVARQMFHDALREPGKALASSGFKYLEYERRHGSGEWRQLGELLTDGVRSFREPAPAEALPQQYPETAPAALCGPPPRAPSRNLAPTPRRRKASPEPEGEAAGKMTTEEQQQRHWVAPGGPYSAETPGVPSPIAALKNVAEALGQSPKDPGGGGGPVRAGGASPAASSTAQPPTQHRLVARNGEAEVSPTAGAEAVSGGGGGTGATPGAPLCCTLCRERLEDTHFVQCPSVPGHKFCFPCSREFIKAQGPAGEVYCPSGDKCPLVGSSVPWAFMQGEIATILAGDIKVKKERDP from the coding sequence ATGGCGTCTGTGCAGGCGTCCCGCCGCCAGTGGTGCTACCTGTGCGACCTGCCCAAGATGCCGTGGGCCATGGTGTGGGACTTCAGCGAGGCGGTGTGCCGCGGCTGCGTGAACTTCGAGGGCGCGGACCGCATCGAACTGCTCATCGATGCCGCCCGCCAGCTCAAGCGCAGCCACGTGCTTCCCGAAGGCCGCTCGCCCGGGCCCCCGGCCCTTAAGCACCCGGCCACCAAGGACCTGGCTGCGGCCGCCGCACAGGGGCCCCAGCTGCCGCCCCcgcaggcccagccccagccatcAGGGACTAGCAGCGGCGTCTCAGGCCAGGACCGCTATGACAGGGCCACATCATCGGGCCGCCTCCCCCTGCCCTCGCCGGCCCTGGAATACACTCTGGGGTCCCGCCTGGCCAATGGGCTTGGCCgtgaggaggctgtggcagagggGGCGCGAAGGGCCTTGCTTGGCTCCATGCCTGGCTTGATGCCCCCTGGGCTGCTAGCAGCTGCAGTGTctggcctgggaagcagaggcctgACGCTGGCACCCGGCTTGAGTCCTGCCCGGCCCCTCTTCAGCTCTGATTTCGAGAAAGAGAAGCAGCAGAGGAATGCGGACTGTCTGGCAGAACTGAACGAGGCCATGCGGGGCAGGGCAGAGGAATGGCACGGGCGCCCCAAAGCAGTGCGGGAACAGCTACTGGCGCTGTCCGCCTGCGCCCCGTTCAATGTGCGCTTCAAGAAGGATCACGGGCTGGTGGGGAGGGTGTTCGCCTTCGATGCTACTGCCCGTCCTCCAGGATACGAGTTCGAGTTGAAGCTCTTCACGGAATACCCCTGTGGTTCCGGCAATGTGTACGCAGGCGTCCTGGCGGTGGCTCGTCAGATGTTCCACGATGCTCTGCGGGAGCCGGGCAAGGCACTGGCCTCTTCGGGCTTCAAGTACCTCGAATATGAACGCCGGCATGGCTCAGGAGAATGGCGGCAGCTGGGTGAGCTACTGACCGACGGTGTCCGCAGCTTCCGCGAGCCAGCTCCCGCAGAGGCCCTTCCCCAGCAGTACCCAGAGACGGCCCCTGCGGCTCTTTGTGGCCCACCCCCGCGAGCCCCATCCCGGAACCTAGCGCCCACGCCGCGCCGTCGCAAAGCATCCCCCGAGCCTGAAGGCGAGGCGGCTGGAAAGATGACCACCGAGGAGCAGCAGCAACGACACTGGGTAGCACCTGGTGGCCCGTATTCCGCTGAGACCCCTGGTGTGCCCTCACCCATTGCCGCCCTGAAGAATGTGGCCGAGGCCCTGGGTCAATCACCCAAGGACCCTGGCGGAGGTGGGGGGCCTGTGCGTGCAGGGGGTGCcagccctgcagcctcctccACGGCCCAGCCTCCAACCCAGCATCGCCTGGTTGCCCGCAACGGTGAAGCCGAAGTCAGTCCCACAGCGGGGGCCGAAGCTGTCAGCGGGGGTGGCGGCGGCACCGGGGCGACCCCTGGGGCCCCCCTGTGCTGTACCCTGTGCAGGGAGCGGCTGGAAGACACCCACTTCGTCCAGTGCCCCTCGGTGCCCGGACACAAGTTCTGCTTTCCCTGCTCGCGCGAGTTCATCAAGGCACAGGGCCCGGCTGGGGAGGTGTACTGCCCAAGCGGAGACAAATGCCCGCTGGTGGGTTCCTCCGTCCCCTGGGCCTTCATGCAGGGTGAGATCGCCACCATCCTTGCTGGAGACATCAAGGTTAAGAAAGAACGGGACCCGTAG
- the MYPOP gene encoding myb-related transcription factor, partner of profilin, giving the protein MASAAAAGETEETTRLRKPRFSFEENQILIREVRAHYPQLYGAQSRRVSVAERRRVWDGIAAKINGITSWKRTGQEVQKRWNDFKRRTKEKLARVPHSTQGAGPAAEDAFSAEEETIFAILGPGVAGPGAGAGAEEPPAAPSSQPPPPSACPQRYVLSEDRREDRRADTSAHSKGGSSSPEPWARPSCNPQEGGCPRPKERESPPPSALQPVQLPRLALSPPPPAPPLPPPLPLAQVAPSPPSPPPPPRPPPMLLAPDPSLDFLRAQQETANAIRELAGTLRQGLAKLSEALSALLPLLPGTPVDSLPPPLPPPPPPAPRPVLPPPAPKVEITPEPVSVVAAVVDGAVVAARGVIIAPRSEEGVPRPPSAPLPPHDSPPHKRRKGFPTRKRRGRWKSP; this is encoded by the exons ATGGcctcggcggcggcggctggcGAAACGGAGGAAACCACCCGGCTGCGAAAGCCGCGCTTCTCGTTCGAAGAGAACCAGATCCTGATCCGCGAGGTGCGCGCCCACTACCCGCAGCTCTACGGCGCGCAGAGCCGTCGGGTGAGCGTGGCCGAGCGGCGTCGTGTGTGGGACGGCATCGCCGCCAAGATCAACGGTATCACCAGCTGGAAGCGCACGGGCCAGGAGGTGCAGAAGCGCTGGAACGACTTCAAGCGCCGCACCAAGGAGAAGCTCGCCCGCGTGCCGCACTCCACGCAGGGTGCCGGGCCCGCCGCCGAGGACGCCTTCTCCGCGGAAGAGGAAACCATTTTTGCCATCctggggccaggtgtggcgggGCCAGGAGCAGGTGCTGGGGCGGAGGAGCCCCCTGCAGCCCCCTCTTCACAGCCGCCGCCCCCAAGCGCCTGCCCCCAACGCTATGTGTTGTCAGAAGATCGCAGGGAGGACCGACGTGCAG ATACATCAGCCCACAGCAAGGGGGGCTCCAGCAGCCCCGAGCCCTGGGCCCGGCCCTCCTGCAATCCTCAGGAAGGGGGCTGCCCTCGGCCCAAGGAGCGTGAGTCCCCACCCCCTTCGGCCCTGCAGCCAGTCCAGCTGCCTCGCCTGGCCTTGtctccaccacccccagcccctccactgccacctccactgccACTGGCCCAAGTGGCACCCTCGCCCccaagccccccaccccctcctcggCCTCCACCCATGCTCTTGGCCCCAGACCCCTCCCTGGACTTCCTGCGAGCCCAGCAGGAGACTGCCAACGCCATCCGGGAGCTGGCTGGCACCCTTCGACAGGGACTGGCCAAACTGAGCGAGGCCCTCAGCGCCCTGCTGCCCCTTCTGCCAGGAACCCCAGTCgactccctccccccacctctgccgccacccccacccccagctcccagGCCTGTCCTGCCCCCTCCAGCCCCCAAAGTAGAGATCACCCCAGAGCCCGTGTCCGTGGTAGCTGCTGTGGTGGACGGGGCAGTGGTGGCAGCCAGGGGAGTGATCATTGCCCCAAGGAGCGAGGAGGGGGTGCCCCGGCCACCCTCAGCCCCACTCCCTCCACACGACTCCCCCCCACACAAGCGGAGAAAAGGTTTCCCTACACGGAAAAGGCGCGGTCGATGGAAATCTCCGTGA